One window of Paralichthys olivaceus isolate ysfri-2021 chromosome 20, ASM2471397v2, whole genome shotgun sequence genomic DNA carries:
- the ndrg1a gene encoding protein NDRG1a isoform X2 produces the protein MVLEDSDVEMIVAEIEVSEHDVETPYGRLHCTMKGVPKGERPVILTFHDIGLNHKTCWNTLFDHEDMSEIMQHFAVCHVDAPGQHEGANTFSTGYEYPSMDQLSETLPLVLKHFGLKTILGMGIGAGAYILTRFALDYSSMVEGLLLININPCAEGWMDWAAHKISGWTHAMPDMIIGHLFGKEEIHHNQDLIATYRHHILNDMNQFNLHLFIKSYESRRDLEVERPVPGSHVRTLKCPTLLVVGDSSPAVEAVVECNTKLDPTKTTLLKMSDCGGMPQVDQPGKLTEAFKYFIQGMGYIPSASMTRLVRSRTASGSSVTSFEGNRSRSHTSEGNRSRSHTNEGRSRSHTTENQHGRSHTDGTANSSVDQAGPKSTEVSC, from the exons ATGGTTCTGGAGGATTCAGATGTGGAAATGATTGTTGCTGAGATTGAAGTCAGC GAGCACGATGTGGAGACTCCTTATGGAAGACTCCACTGTACGATGAAGGGGGTTCCTAAAGGGGAGAGACCGGTCATCCTCACCTTCCATGACATCGGACTGAACC acaAAACCTGCTGGAACACGCTCTTCGACCATGAGGACATGTCAGAGATCATGCAGCACTTCGCAGTGTGTCACGTTGATGCCCCTGGGCAGCATGAGGGAGCCAACACTTTTTCCACTGG atatgAGTACCCCTCTATGGATCAACTCTCTGAGACACTCCCTCTGGTGCTGAAGCACTTTGG GCTGAAGACCATCCTTGGAATGGGCATTGGGGCGGGGGCCTACATTCTGACCAGATTTGCT CTGGATTACTCAAGCATGGTGGAGGGCCTGCTGCTCATCAACATCAACCCATGTGCTGAGGGATGGATGGACTGGGCTGCACACAAG ATCAGTGGCTGGACCCACGCCATGCCTGACATGATCATCGGCCACCTCTTTGGAAAG GAGGAGATCCACCACAACCAGGACCTGATTGCAACATACCGCCACCACATCCTAAATGACATGAACCAGTTTAACCTGCATCTCTTTATCAAGTCCTACGAAAG tcgAAGGGATCTGGAAGTTGAGCGGCCGGTCCCTGGAAGCCATGTCAGAACCCTCAA GTGCCCCACTCTGCTGGTGGTTGGCGACAGCTCTCCTGCAGTGGAGGCTGTG GTTGAGTGCAACACCAAGCTGGACCCGACAAAGACAACCTTGCTTAAG aTGTCTGACTGCGGTGGCATGCCCCAGGTTGACCAG CCAGGAAAACTGACAGAAGCTTTCAAGTACTTCATTCAGGGCATGGGATACA TACCATCAGCCAGCATGACCCGCCTGGTCCGCTCCCGCACCGCATCCGGCTCCAGCGTCACCTCCTTTGAAGGCAACCGCTCCCGCTCCCACACCAGCGAGGGGAACCGCTCCCGCTCACACACCAACGAGGGCCGCAGCCGCAGCCACACGACCGAGAACCAGCACGGCCGCTCCCACACGGATGGCACGGCCAACAGCAGCGTGGACCAGGCAGGGCCCAAGTCCACCGAAGTGTCCTGCTAA
- the ndrg1a gene encoding protein NDRG1a isoform X1: MDDIQVVESKPLLVDRELPGLREAVQQLVIKEHDVETPYGRLHCTMKGVPKGERPVILTFHDIGLNHKTCWNTLFDHEDMSEIMQHFAVCHVDAPGQHEGANTFSTGYEYPSMDQLSETLPLVLKHFGLKTILGMGIGAGAYILTRFALDYSSMVEGLLLININPCAEGWMDWAAHKISGWTHAMPDMIIGHLFGKEEIHHNQDLIATYRHHILNDMNQFNLHLFIKSYESRRDLEVERPVPGSHVRTLKCPTLLVVGDSSPAVEAVVECNTKLDPTKTTLLKMSDCGGMPQVDQPGKLTEAFKYFIQGMGYIPSASMTRLVRSRTASGSSVTSFEGNRSRSHTSEGNRSRSHTNEGRSRSHTTENQHGRSHTDGTANSSVDQAGPKSTEVSC; encoded by the exons ATGGATGACATCCAGGTCGTTGAGTCCAAACCCCTGCTGGTTGACAGGGAACTGCCG GGCCTGAGAGAGGCTGTGCAGCAGCTTGTGATCAAG GAGCACGATGTGGAGACTCCTTATGGAAGACTCCACTGTACGATGAAGGGGGTTCCTAAAGGGGAGAGACCGGTCATCCTCACCTTCCATGACATCGGACTGAACC acaAAACCTGCTGGAACACGCTCTTCGACCATGAGGACATGTCAGAGATCATGCAGCACTTCGCAGTGTGTCACGTTGATGCCCCTGGGCAGCATGAGGGAGCCAACACTTTTTCCACTGG atatgAGTACCCCTCTATGGATCAACTCTCTGAGACACTCCCTCTGGTGCTGAAGCACTTTGG GCTGAAGACCATCCTTGGAATGGGCATTGGGGCGGGGGCCTACATTCTGACCAGATTTGCT CTGGATTACTCAAGCATGGTGGAGGGCCTGCTGCTCATCAACATCAACCCATGTGCTGAGGGATGGATGGACTGGGCTGCACACAAG ATCAGTGGCTGGACCCACGCCATGCCTGACATGATCATCGGCCACCTCTTTGGAAAG GAGGAGATCCACCACAACCAGGACCTGATTGCAACATACCGCCACCACATCCTAAATGACATGAACCAGTTTAACCTGCATCTCTTTATCAAGTCCTACGAAAG tcgAAGGGATCTGGAAGTTGAGCGGCCGGTCCCTGGAAGCCATGTCAGAACCCTCAA GTGCCCCACTCTGCTGGTGGTTGGCGACAGCTCTCCTGCAGTGGAGGCTGTG GTTGAGTGCAACACCAAGCTGGACCCGACAAAGACAACCTTGCTTAAG aTGTCTGACTGCGGTGGCATGCCCCAGGTTGACCAG CCAGGAAAACTGACAGAAGCTTTCAAGTACTTCATTCAGGGCATGGGATACA TACCATCAGCCAGCATGACCCGCCTGGTCCGCTCCCGCACCGCATCCGGCTCCAGCGTCACCTCCTTTGAAGGCAACCGCTCCCGCTCCCACACCAGCGAGGGGAACCGCTCCCGCTCACACACCAACGAGGGCCGCAGCCGCAGCCACACGACCGAGAACCAGCACGGCCGCTCCCACACGGATGGCACGGCCAACAGCAGCGTGGACCAGGCAGGGCCCAAGTCCACCGAAGTGTCCTGCTAA